A DNA window from Camelina sativa cultivar DH55 chromosome 13, Cs, whole genome shotgun sequence contains the following coding sequences:
- the LOC104737471 gene encoding rho GTPase-activating protein 2-like — protein MTGLVMMTKGGGCGGGGGKGGRRKSIAEVEEEEEEQNQQQLSLVEFLLTALRKSVVSCRVDNRQDDGGVGGGISSSAVHHMEIGWPTNVRHIAHVTFDRFQGFLGLPHELQVEIPCRVPSASVSVFGVSAESMQCSYDEKGNSVPTILLLMQERLYSQQGLKAEGIFRINPENSQEEQVRDQLNRGIVPDNIDVHCLAGLIKAWFRELPCGVLDGLSPEEVLNCNTEEESVELIKQLKPTESALLNWAVDLMADVVEEEETNKMNARNIAMVFAPNMTQMTDPLTALMHAVQVMNLLKTLITRALAEREENATGSEGYSPSHSSNSQTDSNSDTAQDMEVSCESQGSDSECGEVEEEEEEEEQQEEHLNRRSTHEDENEIGSLSSIEKCFLNQLNSNARVSNTSITEDWSPKDSPLVSFTDNKNNTLSSSTSD, from the exons ATGACGGGGCTTGTGATGATGACTAAAGGCGGAGGttgcggcggcggcggaggaaaAGGAGGAAGGAGAAAATCGATAGCggaggtggaagaagaagaggaagagcagAATCAGCAACAACTATCTCTCGTTGAGTTTCTCTTAACGGCGCTTCGTAAATCCGTTGTATCTTGCCGTGTTGACAACCGCCAAGACGACGGCGGAGTCGGAGGAGGGATTTCATCCTCCGCCGTTCATCACATGGAGATCGGATGGCCAACAAACGTTCGACACATCGCTCATGTCACCTTCGATCGATTCCAAGGCTTCCTTGGTCTCCCTCACGAGCTTCAAGTTGAGATCCCTTGTCGAGTCCCTAGcgcaag TGTGAGCGTGTTTGGTGTATCTGCTGAATCAATGCAATGTTCTTATGACGAGAAAGGAAACAGTGTTCCAACTATTCTATTACTAATGCAAGAACGGCTTTATTCTCAACAAGGTCTTAAG gctGAAGGGATTTTTAGGATAAACCCTGAGAACAGCCAAGAGGAGCAAGTAAGAGACCAACTTAACAGAGGTATTGTTCCTGACAATATTGATGTGCATTGCTTGGCTGGTCTTATTAAAGCTTGGTTTAGAGAGTTACCTTGTGGAGTCCTCGACGGTCTTTCTCCTGAGGAAGTTCTCAATTGCAACACCGAGGAAGAATCTGTTGAACTTATTAAGCAGCTTAAGCCAACTGAGTCTGCTTTGCTTAATTGGGCTGTTGATCTTATGGCTgatgttgttgaagaagaagaaaccaacaaaatgAATGCTAGGAATATAGCCATGGTTTTTGCTCCTAATATGACTCAG ATGACAGATCCATTAACGGCTCTTATGCACGCTGTTCAAGTTATGAACTTGCTCAAGACTCTCATCACAAGAGCACTAGCTGAACGCGAAGAAAATGCAACCGGATCAGAAGGATATTCTCCATCCCACTCATCCAATTCCCAAACTGACTCTAATTCTGACACTGCACAAGACATGGAAGTCAGCTGTGAATCACAAGGCAGTGATTCGGAATGcggagaagtagaagaagaagaagaagaagaagagcagcaAGAAGAACATCTCAACCGCCGCTCTACACATGAAGATGAAAACGAGATTGGATCACTAAGCTCGATAGAGAAATGCTTCTTGAATCAGCTCAACAGCAATGCTAGAGTTTCAAACACCAGTATCACTGAAGACTGGAGCCCTAAAGACTCTCCACTAGTATCATTCAcagataacaaaaacaacactTTGAGTTCAAGCACAAGCGACTAA
- the LOC104714965 gene encoding U1 small nuclear ribonucleoprotein C isoform X1, producing MPRYYCDYCDTYLTHDSPSVRKQHNAGYKHKANVRIYYQQFEEQQTQSLIDQRIKEHLIHGQAGGYPPQVGAVFNQHMLARPRPPMMLPPGSMPMGMRPPVLPRPMMPGQGYMPPPGVPQMMAPPGAPLPPPPQNGILRPPGMAPLPGQGGGPPPNYNGPPPPPPPYHTNPAAAPSGSFNNPNPGAESPESNE from the exons ATGCCGAG GTATTACTGTGATTACTGCGATACATATCTCACTCACGATTCT CCATCAGTGAGGAAGCAGCACAATGCTGGTTACAAACACAAG GCGAATGTGAGAATATACTATCAGCAATTCGAGGAACAACAGACCCAAAGTTTGATTGATCAGAGAATTAAGGAGCATCTTATTCATGGCCAAGCTGGAGGATATCCCCCACAGGTTGGTGCTGTGTTTAATCAGCATATGCTCGCTAGACCTCGCCCTCCAATGATGCTACCACCTGGAAGTATGCCTATGGGTATGCGACCACCTGTTCTCCCTAGACCAATGATGCCTGGTCAAG GTTACATGCCGCCTCCAGGAGTACCACAGATGATGGCACCGCCTGGTGCTCCTCTACCTCCACCTCCACAAAACGGTATTCTGAGGCCACCAGGAATGGCTCCCTTACCAGGTCAAGGTGGCGGACCACCTCCTAATTATAATggaccaccaccacctcctcctccttatcATACAAATCCAGCTGCCGCACCAAGTGGTAGCTTCAACAATCCAAACCCCGGTGCTGAATCTCCTGAAAGCAATGAGTAG
- the LOC104737475 gene encoding uncharacterized protein LOC104737475: MSSWVCSYVTGNVVVADYSHPKHLDFPAAAQRRSVSFPVTYAPKFPSLKLQKSQSSSSSHEGEEDPESFVQALTIPDEWLLPSRAIEESEWLRVTLHKWLDDEYCPEPTNVEISEVAAKSYYNSLLEKETDVGDILMKMAQDLTSISYKESFHGAFTSANAAINLIVDRVETGIL, from the exons ATGAGCTCATGGGTTTGCTCTTACGTGACTGGAAACGTCGTAGTCGCCGATTATTCACATCCCAAACACCTTGATTTCCCGGCGGCAGCTCAGAGAAGGTCCGTTAGCTTTCCGGTAACATATGCGCCGAAATTTCCGTCTTTGAAACTCCAAAAGTCCCAATCTTCGTCGTCGAGCCATGAAGGTGAAGAAGACCCAGAATCATTCGTACAAGCCCTCACGATTCCAGACGAGTGGTTGCTCCCTTCTAGGGCCATTGAG GAATCTGAGTGGTTGAGAGTAACTTTGCACAAATGGTTGGATGATGAGTATTGCCCTGAGCCAACCAATGTGGAGATCAGTGAAGTAGCTGCAAAGTCTTACTACAATTCATTGCTAGAGAAAGAAACTGACGTGGGAGACATTTTGATGAAGATGGCTCAAGATTTAACCTCAATTTCATACAAAGAAAGCTTCCATGGAGCTTTCACATCCGCAAATGCAGCTATAAATTTGATTGTTGACAGAGTAGAAACCGGCATACTCTAA
- the LOC104737476 gene encoding zerumbone synthase-like — protein MFQIGKNALFKNVSKNFLNKGISSSASSCSSSRKLEGKVALITGGASGIGKATASKFISHGAKVIIADIQPQFGKETAQELGPNAAYVQCDVTKESDIANAVDFAVSLHTKLDIMYNNAGIPCKTPPSIVNLDLNVFDKVINTNVRGVIAGIKHAARVMIPRNTGSIICAGSVTGMMGGLAQHTYSVSKSAVIGIVRSTASELCKHRIRVNCISPFAITTSFVMDEMRQIYPGVDDSRLIQIVQSTGVLGGEVCEPIDVANAAVYLASDDSKYVNGHNLVVDGGFTTVKTLDFPAPDQVK, from the exons ATGTTTCAGATTGG GAAAAACGCATTGTTCAAGAATGTGAGCAAGAACTTCCTTAACAAAGGAATCTCCTCATCCGCATCATCTTGTTCAAGTTCAAG GAAGTTAGAAGGCAAAGTAGCCCTCATCACAGGAGGAGCAAGTGGTATTGGCAAAGCAACAGCCAGTAAATTCATCAGCCATGGAGCCAAAGTTATCATTGCCGATATCCAACCGCAGTTCGGGAAAGAAACCGCACAAGAACTTGGTCCAAATGCTGCTTATGTCCAGTGCGATGTGACCAAAGAATCAGACATTGCTAACGCAGTTGATTTCGCTGTCTCGCTCCATACAAAGCTCGACATAATGTACAACAATGCTGGTATCCCCTGCAAAACGCCTCCTAGTATCGTGAATCTTGATCTCAATGTTTTCGACAAG GTAATCAACACAAATGTCCGTGGAGTCATTGCAGGAATCAAACATGCTGCTCGTGTGATGATCCCGCGTAATACCGGATCAATCATTTGTGCAGGGAGTGTCACAGGGATGATGGGCGGTTTAGCACAACATACTTACAGCGTCTCAAAATCCGCTGTTATCGGGATCGTAAGATCAACAGCTTCAGAACTATGCAAGCACAGGATCCGAGTAAACTGCATATCTCCTTTTGCAATCACAACATCATTCGTGATGGATGAGATGCGACAGATTTACCCCGGTGTTGATGACTCAAGGCTGATCCAAATAGTGCAGAGCACAGGAGTGTTAGGCGGAGAGGTTTGTGAACCAATCGATGTAGCTAATGCAGCGGTTTACCTCGCATCAGATGATTCAAAGTATGTAAATGGGCATAATTTAGTGGTAGATGGAGGATTCACAACTGTAAAGACTTTAGATTTCCCTGCACCTGATCAAGTGAAATAG
- the LOC104738494 gene encoding RNA-binding protein BRN1-like isoform X2, whose product MLPKNVSEAEVQSLFSNYGTIRDLQILRGAQQTSKGCAFLKYETKEQAVSAMESINGKHKMEGSTVPLVVKWADTERERHTRRLQKAQSHIARLGNGDPTNPSLFGALPMGYVPPYNGYGYHPPGTYGYMLPPIQNQAAFPNNNALQGTSPDSVPPRLARRNFPMPPANYMGSGYPAVRGHPFPLAYPRGIVSPRPLGSSPGSISPGIGNSGMSTTPLGIGLSSVVQAEGPEGANLFIYNIPREFGDQELAAAFQPFGIVLSAKVFVDKATGVSKCFGFVSYDSQAAAQNAINMMNGRHLGGKKLKVQLKRDNNSGQQSSNPPLNS is encoded by the exons ATGCTTCCAAAGAATGTCTCTGAAGCTGAAGTTCAATCTTTATTCTCCAACTATGGGACCATAAGGGATCTACAGATTTTAAGAGGTGCTCAACAGACAAGCAAAG GCTGTGCTTTTCTTAAGTATGAGACAAAAGAACAAGCTGTTTCTGCCATGGAATCCATCAATGGAAAACATAAAATGGAG ggTTCGACTGTTCCTTTAGTTGTCAAATGGGCAGATACAGAACGAGAAAGACACACAAGAAGACTTCAAAAGGCTCAATCTCACATCGCTCGACTAGGGAATGGTGATCCAACAAATCCCTCATTGTTTGGAGCCTTACCCATGGGTTATGTTCCACCATATAATGGATATGGTTATCAT CCTCCTGGAACTTATGGTTACATGCTACCACCAATTCAGAACCAAGCTGCATTTCCCAATAACAACGCATTGCAAGGAACATCACCTGACTCTGTGCCACCTCGGTTGGCACGTAGAAACTTTCCTATGCCTCCTGCAAACTACATGGGATCTGGTTATCCTGCTGTAAGAGGTCATCCTTTTCCATTGGCTTATCCCAGAGGAATTGTTAGTCCTCGCCCTCTAGGTAGCTCCCCTGGATCTATATCACCTGGTATTGGCAACAGTGGCATGTCAACAACACCTTTAGGCATTGGTTTGAGTTCCGTGGTTCAAGCCGAAG gCCCCGAAGGTGCGAATCTGTTTATCTATAACATACCTCGGGAATTTGGGGATCAAGAACTCGCGGCTGCATTTCAACCTTTCGGTATTGTTCTGAGCGCCAAAGTTTTTGTAGACAAAGCCACTGGTGTAAGCAAATGTTTCG GTTTTGTTAGTTATGACTCACAAGCAGCCGCTCAGAACGCTATTAACATGATGAATGGTCGTCATTTAGGCGGTAAGAAATTGAAAGTCCAGCTTAAGAGAGACAATAACTCCGGCCAGCAGAGTAGTAATCCTCCCTTGAACTCCTAA
- the LOC104737472 gene encoding mitochondrial substrate carrier family protein ucpB-like isoform X1 translates to MIGDVSPPVASIPVVEGNEESKKHQNLLPPFSKVFSHFGTSGVSVALATGVTHPLDVLKVRLQMQHVGQRGPLIGLTGTFLQLIKNEGARSLYLGLTPALTRSVLYGGLRLGLYEPTKISFDWAFGSTNVLVKIASGAFAGAFSTALTNPVEVVKVRLQMNPYAVPIAEVREIVSKEGIGALWKGVGPAMVRAAALTASQLATYDEAKRILVKQSSLEEGFHLHLCSSVVAGVVSTLITAPMDMIKTRLMLQQGSENTRIYRNGFHCGYKVVRKEGPLALYKGGFAIFARLGPQTMITFILCEKLRSLAGLHKM, encoded by the exons atgatCGGAGATGTCTCCCCGCCGGTAGCTTCAATCCCAG TTGTCGAAGGGAATGAAGAATCGAAGAAGCATCAGAATCTGCTTCCGCCGTTTTCGAAGGTTTTTTCTCACTTTGGCACAAGCGGAGTCTCCGTCGCGTTAGCCACAGGCGTGACTCATCCTCTCG ATGTACTGAAAGTAAGATTGCAGATGCAGCATGTTGGCCAAAGAGGTCCTTTAATTGGATTG ACTGGAACCTTTCTTCAACTAATAAAGAATGAAGGGGCTAGGTCGTTATACTTGGGTTTGACTCCTGCTCTCACTAGATCAGTGCTTTACGGAGGTCTCAGGTTGGGATTATATGAACCCACTAAGATTTCTTTCGATTGGGCATTTGGGTCTACCAATGTCTTGGTCAAGATAGCATCAGGCGCATTCGCTGGGGCATTTTCTACAGCTTTAACCAACCCTGTTGAAGTTGTGAAG GTAAGGTTGCAGATGAATCCGTACGCAGTTCCCATTGCAGAAGTGCGGGAAATAGTCTCTAAAGAAGGCATAGGAGCTTTATGGAAAGGAGTTGGTCCTGCCATGGTCAGAGCTGCAGCACTAACTGCCTCACAACTTGCAACATATGATGAAGCCAAACGG ATTCTGGTTAAACAGAGTTCTTTAGAAGAAGGGTTTCATCTTCATTTGTG CTCAAGTGTGGTTGCAGGTGTAGTAAGTACTCTGATAACCGCGCCCATGGACATGATTAAAACCCGCTTGATGTTGCAGCAAGGTTCCGAAAACACCAGAATCTACAGAAATGGGTTTCATTGCGGTTACAAG GTCGTTCGCAAAGAAGGACCTTTAGCACTTTACAAAGG AGGCTTTGCGATTTTCGCACGACTCGGGCCACAAACAATGATCACGTTCATACTATGCGAGAAGCTAAGATCACTCGCTGGACTTCACAAAATGTAG
- the LOC104738495 gene encoding uncharacterized protein LOC104738495, translating into MVNFIETEVFASDSQSPSASSDHMFEVDGEIEDTEPIDEAMVVLDSSLLETPFQNLYNDTELVGDDEMVVDSEDEDGGSGDVAADELTTCLRERSLKAADILLESDGSNDHECQIGKRESNCDTVTGAKGSSRISADSHGPGLDFLDSQEPGEASQENALGFVEKFLMDKDLNLSPVDLRENSWRRKSPPVSVAKGCQSLAKRIKSRSPARKMSIFDWTSDQCDVSDPQYSLVTRANITCFKKKEDHVADDDLGVKTGFMDLCANRKVSTHPTQRLMQNSSAKPHKMEQASGLNQGIMFVSQNDAQLQDKASKEHSEPEEDFIDIGINTQIAAEAMSSLVYAPCTTEEACESDPIPGRISEMRDQVSNLPSRNNDTIEGGPERDSWSSPLSAPHKDRNSKKKRKFTKEERTGTNVSAMTCLRKLCEWRHPRGKRSRLMQSHHAPARRSWGASSVKDRNETKKLASRLRVSLSGTRQASSCQSRVIDVDVANHASPQKIYDQSHESPCKKDFPRLFLQKELTTRLGGPGKVGDFVWKDLRRRRNLAYVRVLFSQNLGDETIKQQKKIMVRLGISPASSSADSTHFIADRFSRTRNMLEAIALGKPVVTPLWLESCGQTRCLIDEKRYILRDSKKEKDGFCMLTSLARAKQHPLLKGFKVCITPNIKPSRGMIADLVKLTQGQVVEISEIIAAKDKNFPEDLLILSCEDDQEVCLPFINQGAVVYTSELLLNGIVIQKLEYARHCLF; encoded by the exons ATGGTCAATTTTATAGAAACCGAAGTTTTCGCCTCCGATTCGCAGTCTCCTTCAGCTTCTTCGGATCATA TGTTTGAGGTTGATGGGGAAATTGAAGATACTGAGCCGATTGATGAAGCAATGGTAGTACTTGATAGCTCGTTGCTTGAAACCCCATTTCAAAATCTCTACAATGATACGGAGCTCGTAGGTGACGATGAAATGGTGGTTGATAGTGAGGATGAAGATGGAGGATCGGGTGATGTTGCTGCTGATGAGCTAACAACATGTTTGCGGGAACGAAGCCTCAAAGCTGCAGATATACTTTTGGAGTCTGATGGATCGAATGATCACGAATGTCAGATAG GAAAGCGAGAATCAAATTGTGATACTGTGACCGGAGCTAAAGGTTCTTCTCGAATTAGTGCTGATAGTCATGGTCCAGGGCTGGATTTTTTGGATTCTCAGGAACCAGGAGAGGCATCACAAGAAAATGCCCTTGGGTTTGTGGAAAAATTTCTGATGGACAAAGATCTTAATTTGTCTCCAGTGGATCTACGGGAAAATAGTTGGAGAAGGAAGTCACCTCCTGTATCAGTTGCAAAAGGATGTCAATCTCTAGCCAAAAGAATCAAGAGCAGAAGTCCAGCAAGGAAAATGAGTATCTTTGATTGGACTAGTGACCAGTGTGATGTTAGTGACCCTCAATACTCTCTGGTCACTCGTGCAAACATTACATGcttcaagaaaaaagaagatcacGTTGCAGATGATGATCTTGGAGTTAAGACAGGATTTATGGATCTGTGTGCGAATAGAAAAGTCTCGACACATCCTACACAAAGACTTATGCAGAACAGTTCTGCAAAACCTCACAAGATGGAACAAGCATCGGGTTTGAATCAGGGCATTATGTTTGTCTCACAGAATGATGCTCAGTTGCAGGATAAGGCATCAAAGGAGCACTCAGAACCCGAGGAAGACTTTATTGACATTGGTATTAACACTCAAATTGCTGCTGAAGCAATGAGTTCTTTAGTGTATGCTCCCTGCACTACAGAAGAAGCTTGTGAATCAGATCCAATTCCTGGGAGGATATCAGAAATGAGGGATCAAGTTAGCAATCTTCCTAGCAGGAACAATGACACCATTGAGGGTGGACCTGAAAGAGATAGCTGGAGTAGTCCGCTTAGTGCTCCACACAAGGATAGAAACtctaagaagaagaggaaattcACCAAGGAAGAGAGAACCGGAACAAATGTCTCTGCTATGACATGTCTTCGTAAATTATGTGAATGGAGGCATCCCAGGGGCAAAAGATCGCGTCTTATGCAGAGTCATCACGCCCCAGCAAGGAGATCTTGGGGTGCTAGTTCAGTTAAAGACAGAAACGAAACCAAAAAGTTGGCAAGCAGGTTACGTGTATCATTAAGTGGGACAAGACAAGCCTCTTCTTGCCAATCAAGAGTCATTGACGTGGATGTTGCAAATCATGCATCTCCACAGAAAATATATGACCAAAGTCATGAAAGCCCTTGCAAGAAagattttcctaggttattccTTCAAAAGGAGCTTACTACGAGGCTTGGAGGACCTGGAAAAGTAGGTGACTTCGTGTGGAAAGACCTAAGGAGACGAAGAAACTTGGCATATGTTCGAGTGTTATTCAGCCAGAATCTGGGTGATGAGACAATCAAGCAGCAGAAGAAG ATCATGGTTCGGCTTGGAATTTCTCCAGCATCTTCCTCAGCAGATTCAACACACTTCATAGCAGATAGATTTTCTCGGACAAGGAATATGCTGGAAGCCATAGCCCTTGGTAAACCTGTTGTTACACCTTTATGGCTGGAGAGCTGTGGACAAACAAGATGCTTGATAGATGAGAAGCGTTACATCTTAAGggatagcaaaaaggaaaaagacgGGTTCTGCATGCTTACATCTTTGGCCCGTGCGAAGCAGCATCCGCTTCTTAAG GGGTTTAAAGTTTGCATCACTCCCAACATTAAACCAAGCAGGGGTATGATTGCTGACTTAGTGAAGTTGACTCAAGGGCAG GTAGTGGAGATAAGTGAGATAATTGCTGCAAAGGATAAAAACTTTCCAGAAGATCTATTGATTCTTTCTTGTGAAGACGATCAAGAAGTCTGTCTTCCGTTCATTAATCAAG GTGCTGTAGTTTACACCTCTGAGCTATTGCTGAATGGAATCGTGATTCAGAAATTGGAATATGCCAG GCATTGTCTCTTCTAA
- the LOC104738494 gene encoding RNA-binding protein BRN1-like isoform X1 has product MLPKNVSEAEVQSLFSNYGTIRDLQILRGAQQTSKGCAFLKYETKEQAVSAMESINGKHKMEGSTVPLVVKWADTERERHTRRLQKAQSHIARLGNGDPTNPSLFGALPMGYVPPYNGYGYHQPPGTYGYMLPPIQNQAAFPNNNALQGTSPDSVPPRLARRNFPMPPANYMGSGYPAVRGHPFPLAYPRGIVSPRPLGSSPGSISPGIGNSGMSTTPLGIGLSSVVQAEGPEGANLFIYNIPREFGDQELAAAFQPFGIVLSAKVFVDKATGVSKCFGFVSYDSQAAAQNAINMMNGRHLGGKKLKVQLKRDNNSGQQSSNPPLNS; this is encoded by the exons ATGCTTCCAAAGAATGTCTCTGAAGCTGAAGTTCAATCTTTATTCTCCAACTATGGGACCATAAGGGATCTACAGATTTTAAGAGGTGCTCAACAGACAAGCAAAG GCTGTGCTTTTCTTAAGTATGAGACAAAAGAACAAGCTGTTTCTGCCATGGAATCCATCAATGGAAAACATAAAATGGAG ggTTCGACTGTTCCTTTAGTTGTCAAATGGGCAGATACAGAACGAGAAAGACACACAAGAAGACTTCAAAAGGCTCAATCTCACATCGCTCGACTAGGGAATGGTGATCCAACAAATCCCTCATTGTTTGGAGCCTTACCCATGGGTTATGTTCCACCATATAATGGATATGGTTATCAT CAGCCTCCTGGAACTTATGGTTACATGCTACCACCAATTCAGAACCAAGCTGCATTTCCCAATAACAACGCATTGCAAGGAACATCACCTGACTCTGTGCCACCTCGGTTGGCACGTAGAAACTTTCCTATGCCTCCTGCAAACTACATGGGATCTGGTTATCCTGCTGTAAGAGGTCATCCTTTTCCATTGGCTTATCCCAGAGGAATTGTTAGTCCTCGCCCTCTAGGTAGCTCCCCTGGATCTATATCACCTGGTATTGGCAACAGTGGCATGTCAACAACACCTTTAGGCATTGGTTTGAGTTCCGTGGTTCAAGCCGAAG gCCCCGAAGGTGCGAATCTGTTTATCTATAACATACCTCGGGAATTTGGGGATCAAGAACTCGCGGCTGCATTTCAACCTTTCGGTATTGTTCTGAGCGCCAAAGTTTTTGTAGACAAAGCCACTGGTGTAAGCAAATGTTTCG GTTTTGTTAGTTATGACTCACAAGCAGCCGCTCAGAACGCTATTAACATGATGAATGGTCGTCATTTAGGCGGTAAGAAATTGAAAGTCCAGCTTAAGAGAGACAATAACTCCGGCCAGCAGAGTAGTAATCCTCCCTTGAACTCCTAA
- the LOC104714965 gene encoding U1 small nuclear ribonucleoprotein C isoform X2 produces the protein MPRYYCDYCDTYLTHDSPSVRKQHNAGYKHKANVRIYYQQFEEQQTQSLIDQRIKEHLIHGQAGGYPPQVGAVFNQHMLARPRPPMMLPPGSMPMGMRPPVLPRPMMPGQGYMPPPGVPQMMAPPGAPLPPPPQNGILRPPGMAPLPGQGGGPPGMAPLPGQGGGPPPNYNGPPPPPPPYHTNPAAAPSGSFNNPNPGAESPESNE, from the exons ATGCCGAG GTATTACTGTGATTACTGCGATACATATCTCACTCACGATTCT CCATCAGTGAGGAAGCAGCACAATGCTGGTTACAAACACAAG GCGAATGTGAGAATATACTATCAGCAATTCGAGGAACAACAGACCCAAAGTTTGATTGATCAGAGAATTAAGGAGCATCTTATTCATGGCCAAGCTGGAGGATATCCCCCACAGGTTGGTGCTGTGTTTAATCAGCATATGCTCGCTAGACCTCGCCCTCCAATGATGCTACCACCTGGAAGTATGCCTATGGGTATGCGACCACCTGTTCTCCCTAGACCAATGATGCCTGGTCAAG GTTACATGCCGCCTCCAGGAGTACCACAGATGATGGCACCGCCTGGTGCTCCTCTACCTCCACCTCCACAAAACGGTATTCTGAGGCCACCAGGAATGGCTCCCTTACCAGGTCAAGGTGGCG GGCCACCAGGAATGGCTCCCTTACCAGGTCAAGGTGGCGGACCACCTCCTAATTATAATggaccaccaccacctcctcctccttatcATACAAATCCAGCTGCCGCACCAAGTGGTAGCTTCAACAATCCAAACCCCGGTGCTGAATCTCCTGAAAGCAATGAGTAG
- the LOC104737472 gene encoding mitochondrial substrate carrier family protein ucpB-like isoform X2 — protein sequence MIGDVSPPVASIPVVEGNEESKKHQNLLPPFSKVFSHFGTSGVSVALATGVTHPLDVLKVRLQMQHVGQRGPLIGLTGTFLQLIKNEGARSLYLGLTPALTRSVLYGGLRLGLYEPTKISFDWAFGSTNVLVKIASGAFAGAFSTALTNPVEVVKVRLQMNPYAVPIAEVREIVSKEGIGALWKGVGPAMVRAAALTASQLATYDEAKRILVKQSSLEEGFHLHLCT from the exons atgatCGGAGATGTCTCCCCGCCGGTAGCTTCAATCCCAG TTGTCGAAGGGAATGAAGAATCGAAGAAGCATCAGAATCTGCTTCCGCCGTTTTCGAAGGTTTTTTCTCACTTTGGCACAAGCGGAGTCTCCGTCGCGTTAGCCACAGGCGTGACTCATCCTCTCG ATGTACTGAAAGTAAGATTGCAGATGCAGCATGTTGGCCAAAGAGGTCCTTTAATTGGATTG ACTGGAACCTTTCTTCAACTAATAAAGAATGAAGGGGCTAGGTCGTTATACTTGGGTTTGACTCCTGCTCTCACTAGATCAGTGCTTTACGGAGGTCTCAGGTTGGGATTATATGAACCCACTAAGATTTCTTTCGATTGGGCATTTGGGTCTACCAATGTCTTGGTCAAGATAGCATCAGGCGCATTCGCTGGGGCATTTTCTACAGCTTTAACCAACCCTGTTGAAGTTGTGAAG GTAAGGTTGCAGATGAATCCGTACGCAGTTCCCATTGCAGAAGTGCGGGAAATAGTCTCTAAAGAAGGCATAGGAGCTTTATGGAAAGGAGTTGGTCCTGCCATGGTCAGAGCTGCAGCACTAACTGCCTCACAACTTGCAACATATGATGAAGCCAAACGG ATTCTGGTTAAACAGAGTTCTTTAGAAGAAGGGTTTCATCTTCATTTGTG CACTTGA